One segment of Pyrococcus sp. ST04 DNA contains the following:
- a CDS encoding proton-conducting transporter membrane subunit encodes MTWLPFLIIIPLFGAFSMPIVSLIGGKAKEAWATIVSFATLIVGIDVFREVWNGGTIVYTLGAKNPFGKATFPIRIVWEVDKFGAIMVLIVTFVSFLAIIYSIEYMKHDTGLEKFYTLILILELGMLGIAITGDIFNFYVFLEIMSIASYALVAFRNDTWEGIEAGIKYMFVGSLASSFILLGITLLYGQYGTLTMGYLAVKMSENPTIVAKIALALFLGGLLFKSGASPVHMWLADAHPAAPSSISAMLSGLVIKIGGIYAMARVVFSIFSPAVNLTTVGWIIILFACITLIVGNAMAVVQEDMKRLLAYSSVGQIGYILLGLGIGMVAYGTKIGEVALAGAIYHTVNHAIMKALLFLVAGAVIHELGTRNLNELSGLAKTMPKTSFAFLVGAAAIVGMPPLNGFASKWLIYESSALFNPIIGAIAIIGTAFCTAAYVRVLFTFFGRPSEKVMNAKDPGIAMLLPMFILVLAIVVMGFFPWQISDKFMVPAARALWDVMGYIASLMGGG; translated from the coding sequence ATGACGTGGTTGCCGTTCCTCATAATCATCCCCTTATTTGGAGCATTCTCAATGCCAATAGTGAGCTTAATAGGAGGGAAAGCTAAAGAGGCGTGGGCCACAATAGTAAGCTTTGCAACGTTGATAGTGGGAATTGATGTCTTTAGGGAGGTCTGGAATGGCGGTACTATAGTCTACACTCTTGGAGCGAAGAACCCATTTGGAAAAGCGACGTTCCCAATTAGGATAGTGTGGGAAGTGGACAAGTTTGGGGCAATAATGGTTCTAATAGTAACTTTCGTTAGCTTCCTTGCAATAATTTACTCGATTGAATACATGAAGCATGATACTGGACTTGAAAAGTTTTACACACTAATTCTAATACTCGAGCTGGGAATGCTTGGTATTGCGATAACTGGAGATATCTTCAACTTCTACGTATTCCTTGAGATAATGAGCATAGCCAGCTACGCTCTAGTAGCTTTCAGAAATGATACATGGGAGGGAATTGAGGCAGGTATAAAATATATGTTTGTAGGCTCTTTAGCCAGTAGCTTTATCCTACTTGGGATAACGCTGCTTTACGGTCAGTACGGAACACTCACAATGGGGTATCTTGCAGTAAAGATGTCGGAGAACCCAACCATCGTTGCAAAGATTGCACTGGCTCTTTTCCTCGGTGGCCTGCTCTTCAAGAGCGGTGCATCTCCAGTGCACATGTGGCTTGCAGACGCGCACCCAGCAGCTCCAAGTTCCATCTCGGCAATGCTTTCGGGTCTCGTGATAAAGATAGGTGGAATATACGCGATGGCCAGAGTAGTGTTCAGTATCTTCTCCCCAGCGGTGAACTTGACCACAGTTGGGTGGATAATCATCTTGTTCGCCTGCATAACACTGATAGTTGGAAACGCAATGGCGGTTGTACAAGAGGACATGAAAAGACTTTTGGCATATTCTTCAGTTGGCCAGATAGGATACATTCTCCTTGGTCTTGGAATTGGTATGGTTGCTTACGGAACAAAAATTGGCGAAGTTGCCTTGGCTGGAGCTATATATCATACAGTTAATCATGCCATAATGAAGGCCCTTCTCTTCCTTGTCGCTGGTGCAGTTATTCACGAGCTAGGAACTAGAAATCTCAACGAACTTAGTGGACTCGCGAAAACTATGCCTAAAACTTCCTTTGCATTCTTAGTTGGAGCTGCGGCGATAGTTGGAATGCCCCCACTTAATGGATTCGCAAGCAAGTGGCTAATATATGAGAGCTCAGCACTTTTCAATCCAATAATAGGTGCAATAGCAATAATAGGAACAGCTTTTTGTACTGCAGCATACGTTAGGGTTCTCTTCACATTCTTTGGCAGGCCCAGTGAAAAAGTAATGAATGCGAAAGATCCAGGGATTGCAATGTTACTTCCAATGTTCATCTTGGTGTTGGCGATAGTAGTGATGGGATTCTTCCCATGGCAAATAAGTGACAAGTTCATGGTTCCAGCTGCAAGGGCGTTATGGGATGTTATGGGGTACATAGCTTCCCTCATGGGAGGTGGTTGA
- a CDS encoding NADH-quinone oxidoreductase subunit K, translated as MIAFQYLTAIIMVALGIYALLYKRNLIKLILALDLIDSGIHLLLISEGYRMENGLPPTAPIYTGYEGGAMVAPIPQALVLTSIVIGVCVLSLAVALTVNAYKHYGTLDVTKLRRLRG; from the coding sequence ATGATAGCATTTCAGTATCTAACGGCTATAATAATGGTGGCCCTAGGAATTTATGCCCTCCTGTACAAGAGAAACCTAATCAAGCTAATACTTGCCTTAGATTTGATAGACTCCGGAATTCACCTTCTCCTAATAAGTGAAGGTTATAGGATGGAGAACGGTCTCCCTCCCACAGCGCCAATCTATACTGGCTATGAAGGAGGAGCGATGGTGGCACCAATTCCCCAGGCTCTCGTTCTGACGAGCATAGTAATTGGAGTGTGTGTGCTTTCGCTTGCGGTTGCCCTCACGGTTAATGCATACAAGCATTATGGAACGCTTGATGTAACAAAGCTCAGGAGGTTGAGAGGATGA
- a CDS encoding Na(+)/H(+) antiporter subunit B, with protein MRDDMGVIVRTNARALIPFIGIFGAYVVMHGHLTPGGGFQGGATIAGAGILFLVAFGIKAAKEKINKNLYSALEGVGGLVFLGAAMLGLSVAFFYNTLWHNGPLFNGKPGTLLSAGFLPIMNLGVGLKVFTGLVSAVFALSLFRRWNK; from the coding sequence ATGAGGGATGATATGGGAGTTATTGTGAGAACAAATGCAAGGGCTCTCATTCCATTCATAGGAATATTTGGAGCTTATGTAGTTATGCACGGTCATCTTACCCCTGGCGGTGGATTCCAGGGTGGTGCGACAATTGCTGGGGCAGGGATATTGTTTCTAGTAGCCTTTGGAATCAAGGCTGCAAAGGAGAAAATAAACAAGAACTTATATTCTGCATTGGAAGGCGTTGGAGGTTTAGTGTTTTTGGGGGCTGCAATGCTTGGCTTAAGCGTTGCATTCTTCTATAATACACTCTGGCATAATGGTCCGCTTTTCAATGGAAAACCAGGAACACTGCTCTCCGCAGGATTTCTACCAATAATGAATCTTGGAGTTGGTCTTAAAGTGTTCACTGGTCTAGTCTCTGCAGTATTTGCTCTCTCATTATTTAGGAGGTGGAACAAATGA
- the mbhE gene encoding hydrogen gas-evolving membrane-bound hydrogenase subunit E produces the protein MKRALGFLSLLVIFAGLMLALTPKYGIKFGFGGDDWLKYRYTDNYYIQHGVEEVGGNNIVTDIVFDYRGYDTLGEATVLFTAIAGAIALLRPWRREKNEG, from the coding sequence ATGAAGAGAGCCTTAGGATTCCTGTCATTACTGGTTATATTTGCTGGGCTAATGCTAGCTCTTACTCCTAAATATGGAATAAAATTTGGATTTGGGGGAGATGACTGGTTGAAATACAGGTATACAGACAACTACTACATTCAGCATGGTGTTGAGGAAGTAGGTGGGAACAATATAGTGACCGATATAGTGTTTGACTATAGAGGCTATGATACCCTGGGGGAAGCGACTGTTCTATTTACTGCAATAGCTGGAGCAATTGCCCTTCTAAGGCCGTGGAGGAGGGAGAAAAATGAGGGATGA
- a CDS encoding DUF4040 domain-containing protein: MNVDMIIQFLVLLGIIVSSVLMITLRDLLAAAVAAAAMSLLLSLEFYMLHAPDVAIAEAAVGAGVVTAVVIYAIAKTERWEREAP, translated from the coding sequence ATGAATGTTGATATGATCATCCAGTTTTTGGTCCTACTTGGCATTATAGTGTCTTCAGTTCTAATGATAACTCTTAGAGATCTCTTAGCAGCGGCTGTTGCAGCTGCAGCTATGAGTCTGCTCTTGAGTCTGGAGTTCTATATGCTCCATGCTCCTGACGTGGCAATAGCGGAGGCAGCTGTTGGTGCTGGTGTTGTCACGGCTGTCGTAATTTATGCTATTGCAAAAACCGAAAGGTGGGAGCGTGAAGCCCCATGA
- the mnhG gene encoding monovalent cation/H(+) antiporter subunit G, with product MSTADYLIMAFLAISVTFNFLGSIALHRFPDVYTRLHGATKCTTFGTIFAVFAVIVHSLVRLRETGNPKYLQMAIHSFVALFALLMTNPVGAHAIAKAAHISGYMPKRAVVDAYLKRREENEC from the coding sequence ATGAGTACTGCGGATTACTTGATAATGGCATTCCTTGCAATAAGCGTGACTTTCAACTTTCTTGGGAGTATAGCCCTTCACAGGTTCCCGGATGTTTATACCAGGCTACATGGAGCAACTAAATGTACAACCTTTGGGACGATCTTCGCAGTGTTTGCAGTGATAGTGCATTCACTCGTTAGACTTAGGGAAACTGGAAATCCCAAATACCTTCAAATGGCAATTCATAGCTTTGTTGCACTGTTTGCACTTCTCATGACTAACCCGGTGGGAGCTCATGCAATTGCAAAAGCTGCTCACATTAGTGGCTATATGCCAAAGAGAGCTGTTGTTGATGCTTATCTAAAGAGGAGGGAGGAAAATGAATGTTGA
- a CDS encoding cation:proton antiporter, which translates to MMFFYATLLIGIAGLITLLRLILGPSVPDRVVALDTMNTLVVAAMVLLGAAYERAIYIDIAIVYALLSYVGTLIIAKYLQGGLS; encoded by the coding sequence ATGATGTTCTTCTATGCCACTCTCTTAATAGGAATCGCGGGATTGATAACCCTGCTCAGGCTGATCCTGGGCCCTTCTGTTCCAGACAGGGTTGTTGCATTGGACACTATGAATACCCTCGTGGTTGCAGCGATGGTTCTTTTGGGAGCAGCTTATGAAAGGGCAATTTACATTGACATTGCAATAGTGTACGCTCTTTTAAGCTATGTTGGAACGCTGATTATTGCAAAATACCTCCAGGGGGGATTATCATGA
- a CDS encoding monovalent cation/H+ antiporter subunit E — protein MSFITAFVWAYFLWLVLTAGSKGMLWSVQELVAGLVFSLIVAYATRDIIGEKASRFLNPGKWVLFVAYFPVLFWGMVKANLDVAYRVITGKIRPGIVRVPVDLENDAQYTILSNSITLTPGTLTVEACPDEKALYVHWINIPEGQEWPQTSEPVSGPFEKWARRLGK, from the coding sequence ATGTCATTCATTACAGCGTTTGTGTGGGCATATTTCCTATGGCTCGTCTTAACGGCGGGAAGCAAGGGGATGCTATGGAGCGTGCAGGAGCTCGTGGCTGGTCTAGTGTTCTCATTGATAGTAGCGTATGCAACGAGGGACATAATTGGGGAAAAAGCATCAAGGTTCCTGAATCCAGGAAAATGGGTACTCTTTGTTGCTTACTTCCCGGTATTGTTTTGGGGAATGGTTAAAGCTAACCTCGATGTTGCTTATAGGGTTATAACAGGAAAGATAAGACCGGGAATAGTTAGAGTTCCAGTTGATCTTGAGAACGATGCACAGTATACAATTTTGTCCAATTCAATTACCTTAACCCCAGGAACGCTTACAGTTGAAGCATGTCCAGATGAAAAAGCTCTCTACGTTCACTGGATAAACATTCCTGAGGGGCAAGAATGGCCACAGACTTCTGAGCCAGTTTCTGGACCATTTGAAAAGTGGGCGAGGAGGTTGGGAAAATGA
- the trxB gene encoding thioredoxin-disulfide reductase, translating into MFSLGGLTKSTVDESKVWDVIIIGAGPAGYTAAIYAARFGLDTIIVTKDLGGNMAITDLIENYPGFPEGISGAELSNRMYEQVKKYGVDVVFDEVVRIDPTECAYYEGPCHFSVKTANGKEYKAKTIIIAVGAEPRKLNVPGEKEFTGRGVSYCATCDGPLFVGKEVIVVGGGNTALQEALYLHSIGVKVTLVHRRDKFRADKILQDRLKQAGIPTILNTVVTEIKGTNKVESVVLRNVKTGETFEKKVDGVFIFIGYEPKTDFVKHLGITDEYGYIKVDMYMRTKVPGIFAAGDITNVFKQIAVAVGQGAIAANSAKEFIESWNGKSIE; encoded by the coding sequence ATGTTTAGCCTGGGGGGATTAACAAAAAGTACAGTTGACGAAAGCAAGGTTTGGGATGTTATAATCATCGGAGCAGGTCCAGCCGGTTATACGGCTGCAATTTACGCGGCGAGATTTGGACTTGACACTATAATAGTAACCAAGGATCTAGGAGGAAACATGGCGATAACAGACCTAATAGAGAACTATCCAGGCTTCCCAGAGGGAATAAGCGGAGCCGAGTTGTCTAACAGGATGTATGAGCAGGTCAAGAAATATGGAGTAGATGTTGTTTTTGATGAGGTTGTGAGGATTGACCCAACTGAATGCGCATACTATGAAGGCCCATGCCACTTTAGCGTTAAAACGGCAAATGGCAAGGAGTACAAAGCAAAAACAATAATAATTGCTGTCGGTGCAGAGCCTAGAAAGCTTAACGTCCCAGGTGAGAAAGAATTTACAGGAAGGGGAGTTAGCTACTGTGCAACATGTGACGGCCCGCTCTTCGTTGGAAAAGAGGTTATTGTAGTCGGAGGAGGCAACACTGCACTTCAAGAAGCCCTATACCTACACAGTATTGGAGTAAAGGTAACGCTTGTACACAGAAGAGACAAATTTAGGGCAGACAAGATACTCCAAGATAGGCTCAAACAAGCCGGAATACCTACTATACTTAACACAGTAGTCACCGAGATAAAAGGGACAAATAAGGTCGAGAGTGTTGTTCTTAGAAATGTGAAAACAGGAGAAACATTTGAAAAGAAAGTTGATGGTGTGTTTATATTCATTGGGTACGAGCCAAAGACAGACTTCGTAAAGCATCTTGGGATTACAGATGAATATGGTTACATAAAAGTTGATATGTATATGAGGACTAAAGTCCCTGGAATATTTGCAGCCGGGGATATAACCAATGTATTCAAACAGATAGCCGTGGCAGTTGGACAGGGTGCCATTGCTGCAAACTCAGCTAAGGAGTTTATAGAAAGCTGGAACGGAAAGAGTATTGAGTGA
- a CDS encoding acetyl ornithine aminotransferase family protein — translation MELRPNVKEIPGPKAKKVIEEHHKYMATTTNDPNEYFLVIEKAEGVYWIDVDGNVILDFSSGIGVMNVGLRNPKVIEAIKKQLDLVLHAAGTDYYNPYQVELAKKLAEIAPGDVERKVFLSNSGTEANEAALKIAKWSTNRKMFIAFIGAFHGRTHGTMSLTASKPVQRSRMFPTMPGVEHVPYPNPYRNPWHIDGYENPDELINRVIEYIEEYLFEHYIPAEEVAGIFFEPIQGEGGYVVPPKNFFKELKKLADKYGILLIDDEVQMGMGRTGRMWAIEHFGIVPDIVTVAKALGGGIPIGATIFRKDLDFQVSGVHSNTFGGNAVAAAAALAVIEELENGLIENAQKLEPLFRERLEEMKEKYEIIGDVRGLGLAWGVEFVKDRKTKEYATKERNEIVVEALKRGLALLGCGKSAIRLIPPLIISEEEAKIGLDIFEEAIKVVSEKYGYKTY, via the coding sequence ATGGAGCTTAGGCCAAACGTTAAGGAAATACCGGGACCAAAGGCTAAGAAGGTTATAGAGGAGCACCACAAGTACATGGCAACAACTACCAACGATCCTAATGAATACTTCCTCGTTATTGAGAAGGCAGAAGGAGTTTACTGGATTGACGTTGATGGGAACGTTATCTTGGACTTCTCCTCTGGAATTGGAGTAATGAACGTAGGCCTTAGGAATCCAAAAGTAATTGAGGCTATTAAGAAGCAACTAGACCTTGTCCTACATGCTGCTGGAACAGACTACTACAATCCATACCAGGTTGAACTCGCGAAAAAGCTTGCAGAAATTGCACCAGGAGATGTCGAAAGGAAAGTTTTTCTCAGCAATAGTGGAACCGAGGCCAATGAAGCTGCCTTAAAGATAGCAAAGTGGTCAACTAACAGGAAAATGTTCATCGCATTCATCGGTGCTTTCCACGGAAGAACGCATGGAACTATGAGCCTTACGGCAAGCAAGCCAGTACAGAGAAGTAGGATGTTCCCAACAATGCCAGGAGTGGAACACGTTCCTTATCCAAATCCATACAGAAACCCCTGGCACATAGACGGTTATGAGAACCCAGACGAACTTATCAACCGGGTCATTGAGTACATTGAAGAGTACCTCTTTGAGCACTACATTCCCGCAGAAGAAGTTGCAGGAATATTCTTTGAACCAATCCAAGGAGAAGGAGGATATGTGGTACCTCCAAAGAACTTCTTCAAAGAACTCAAGAAGCTTGCAGACAAGTATGGAATCCTTCTCATAGACGACGAGGTCCAGATGGGTATGGGAAGAACTGGAAGGATGTGGGCAATCGAGCACTTTGGTATAGTGCCAGACATAGTTACCGTTGCCAAAGCTCTTGGTGGAGGCATTCCCATAGGAGCAACGATATTCAGAAAAGACTTGGACTTCCAAGTGAGCGGAGTGCACAGCAACACTTTTGGAGGAAACGCCGTTGCGGCTGCAGCAGCCCTTGCAGTTATAGAAGAGCTTGAAAACGGCTTAATTGAAAACGCTCAAAAGCTTGAGCCACTATTCAGAGAGAGACTCGAGGAGATGAAGGAGAAGTACGAGATAATAGGAGATGTAAGAGGACTCGGACTTGCGTGGGGAGTTGAATTCGTCAAGGACAGAAAGACCAAAGAATACGCAACTAAGGAGAGAAATGAAATAGTAGTTGAGGCACTAAAGAGAGGACTAGCACTCCTTGGATGCGGAAAGAGTGCAATAAGGCTGATTCCACCATTGATTATAAGTGAAGAGGAAGCAAAAATAGGCCTAGACATATTTGAGGAGGCAATAAAAGTCGTTAGCGAAAAGTATGGATATAAGACCTATTGA
- a CDS encoding ABC transporter substrate-binding protein: MKLSAISLLLVAVLLVGFVGGCIGGQTTTVKETVTQKETETITTTKTEKVITLKVIGPWSGAELEAFMEVLKAFEAKHPNIKIEYKTYRAEDLATILPLQFESGDTPADVIAMWGWFIAEMGKKGHLLDFTGKINPDDYVPGILDPITVNGKIYGVPFTAAAKPGFWYRKSFFEKHGLKPPQTWDEFVALLEQIKKIPGIKAPIASGDSVGWPLSDVTEHFILTFGGRDLQLKLINGEVKWEDPQVREIFEKRLVPLLKKGYFSDPIEWTSAVDLWWKGEYALYFMGTWITGMVDDPNDLGLISLPGVKAMVIAPDYFMVPKYTKHPKEAMELALFLATEGQRIHVGTKSGKLATWKKVSIEDYWEPMRDVAKIVSKVESAPDLDDSVGGEWQKVFWDQLKLLWVQPDRLDEVLKTLDEKFPKK, encoded by the coding sequence ATGAAGTTAAGCGCAATTTCCCTACTCCTTGTTGCAGTTCTATTGGTAGGTTTTGTTGGAGGATGTATTGGGGGACAAACAACCACTGTCAAGGAAACTGTAACCCAAAAAGAAACTGAAACTATAACAACGACAAAAACAGAGAAAGTCATAACACTGAAAGTAATAGGACCATGGTCAGGGGCTGAATTGGAGGCATTTATGGAAGTTCTAAAAGCCTTCGAGGCAAAACATCCAAATATAAAAATTGAGTATAAGACATATAGAGCGGAGGATCTTGCAACAATACTACCCTTACAATTTGAATCGGGAGACACACCTGCAGATGTAATCGCTATGTGGGGATGGTTCATAGCAGAGATGGGGAAGAAGGGCCATCTTCTAGATTTCACAGGAAAAATAAATCCAGATGACTATGTACCTGGCATCCTAGATCCAATAACAGTTAATGGGAAGATATATGGAGTACCCTTCACCGCAGCAGCAAAACCCGGTTTCTGGTACAGAAAATCATTCTTCGAGAAACACGGCTTGAAACCACCTCAAACCTGGGATGAATTTGTAGCTCTTCTGGAGCAGATAAAGAAGATACCAGGGATAAAAGCACCAATAGCTAGTGGGGATAGTGTTGGATGGCCACTATCCGATGTTACAGAGCACTTCATTTTAACATTTGGAGGGAGAGACCTCCAGCTTAAGTTGATAAATGGGGAAGTCAAATGGGAGGATCCACAAGTTAGAGAGATTTTCGAAAAGAGATTAGTCCCACTATTAAAGAAGGGATATTTCAGTGATCCCATAGAATGGACTTCTGCCGTAGACTTATGGTGGAAAGGAGAGTACGCCTTATACTTCATGGGAACGTGGATAACCGGAATGGTTGATGATCCAAATGATCTCGGCCTAATATCCCTACCAGGAGTCAAAGCAATGGTAATAGCCCCCGACTATTTCATGGTTCCAAAATATACCAAACATCCAAAGGAGGCTATGGAGCTTGCCTTATTCTTGGCAACTGAAGGTCAGAGGATACACGTAGGAACAAAGTCAGGAAAGTTAGCAACCTGGAAGAAAGTTAGCATAGAGGATTACTGGGAACCAATGAGAGACGTCGCAAAGATAGTAAGTAAAGTAGAATCTGCCCCCGATCTAGACGATAGTGTTGGAGGAGAGTGGCAGAAAGTATTCTGGGACCAATTAAAGCTTCTATGGGTTCAGCCAGACAGATTAGACGAAGTTCTAAAGACATTGGATGAAAAGTTCCCTAAAAAATAG
- a CDS encoding carbohydrate ABC transporter permease, producing MNRRLTFFYFLLPALILMIPFVIYPVFKTVYLSFFLDDKFVGLENYKEVLFSKDIVNLDRFPTKSPPWGALIHNAVLIAIHLPTTVFLGLGIAIVLRKKEVIGSSIIKSIVFLGMVIPMVVGGLIIRFLFEEGAGVIPAIFKILGIEKLSITWTAYPETALFAVILGSIWIWTGFSMLMYSAGLASIPKDYIEAALIDGASSFQIFRYVIWPQLKPITIVVVAMTLLWDLKIFDVVYVATGGGPGGASTVLALQMWDYFARSLNYNYAAVVAVLLTLLTLIPAIWLIRRRAT from the coding sequence ATGAATAGAAGGCTTACCTTCTTTTATTTTCTTTTGCCGGCTTTGATCCTTATGATACCCTTCGTTATTTATCCTGTCTTTAAAACTGTGTATTTGAGCTTCTTCTTGGATGACAAATTTGTAGGTCTTGAGAATTATAAGGAAGTCCTCTTTAGTAAAGACATAGTAAACCTTGATAGGTTTCCTACAAAGTCCCCACCTTGGGGAGCTTTAATTCACAATGCAGTCTTAATAGCGATTCATCTGCCAACAACAGTTTTTCTTGGACTAGGAATAGCCATTGTGCTCAGGAAAAAAGAGGTAATTGGGAGCTCTATAATAAAATCGATAGTATTCCTTGGAATGGTCATTCCAATGGTCGTCGGTGGTTTGATAATTAGATTTCTGTTTGAAGAGGGAGCGGGAGTAATTCCTGCTATATTTAAAATCCTCGGAATAGAAAAACTATCAATAACCTGGACAGCATATCCAGAAACTGCACTCTTTGCAGTTATACTAGGTTCAATATGGATATGGACAGGGTTTAGTATGTTAATGTACTCTGCAGGGTTAGCTTCAATACCTAAAGATTATATTGAGGCAGCACTAATAGACGGAGCTTCAAGTTTTCAAATTTTCAGATACGTAATATGGCCACAACTTAAGCCCATTACAATCGTCGTTGTAGCAATGACGCTTCTTTGGGATCTTAAGATATTCGATGTAGTCTACGTAGCAACTGGAGGGGGTCCAGGAGGTGCATCTACCGTTCTAGCCCTTCAAATGTGGGATTACTTTGCAAGATCCCTTAATTATAATTATGCAGCTGTAGTTGCAGTATTATTAACTCTTCTAACTCTAATCCCCGCAATTTGGCTAATTAGGAGGAGAGCAACATGA
- a CDS encoding carbohydrate ABC transporter permease: MKIKRYKLKDYLISNGIAWLIGIAWLIPFIGVFMASIRPYEEIVSGWWHFHPLTITLQNYINALNHPMFPISQGLKNSLIVAIPSTITPVLVGALAAYSFARYSFPIKNYLFASIVFLMALPQQMTVVPLYFLLRQLHLLNKFTGIILVHSAWGLAWIIFFMRNYFSMLPTDVEEAAKIDGASDFQVFRMIVLPMALPGIISASILQFTWVWSDFFLALVFLQNPEKYVATQRLPLLRGQYFVDWGLLTAASILVMIVPLLVYAVFQKYYISGMVGWSVEK; this comes from the coding sequence ATGAAAATCAAGAGATATAAACTAAAAGATTACCTTATAAGTAATGGAATCGCATGGCTAATTGGAATAGCATGGCTAATTCCATTCATTGGAGTTTTCATGGCCTCGATCAGGCCCTATGAGGAGATAGTTAGCGGATGGTGGCACTTTCATCCACTGACAATAACACTTCAAAATTATATAAACGCACTAAACCACCCAATGTTTCCAATAAGCCAGGGATTAAAGAATTCTCTAATAGTAGCTATCCCCTCTACAATAACTCCAGTTCTGGTTGGAGCTTTAGCTGCATACTCATTTGCAAGGTATAGTTTCCCAATAAAGAACTATCTGTTCGCCTCAATAGTGTTTCTCATGGCCCTCCCTCAGCAGATGACCGTAGTTCCATTGTACTTCCTGCTCAGACAACTTCATCTTCTGAACAAGTTTACCGGAATAATTTTAGTTCACTCAGCTTGGGGATTAGCTTGGATAATATTCTTCATGAGGAACTACTTCTCAATGTTGCCCACGGATGTAGAAGAGGCAGCGAAAATCGATGGAGCATCAGATTTTCAAGTCTTCAGAATGATAGTTCTTCCAATGGCACTCCCAGGGATAATATCGGCATCAATTCTACAATTTACCTGGGTTTGGAGTGATTTCTTCCTGGCTTTAGTTTTCCTACAAAATCCAGAAAAATACGTTGCTACTCAGAGATTACCCCTTCTGAGAGGACAATATTTCGTAGACTGGGGCCTTCTAACTGCAGCTTCAATTCTAGTTATGATAGTCCCTCTACTTGTGTACGCCGTGTTCCAGAAGTATTACATTAGTGGTATGGTTGGATGGTCAGTTGAAAAATAG